In Acidobacteriota bacterium, one DNA window encodes the following:
- a CDS encoding NAD(P)/FAD-dependent oxidoreductase produces the protein MSNQADVLIIGGGHNGLVTAGYLARAGLRVTMLEQRAVVGGASVTEEPWPGFKVSTLSYLCSLLQPRIINDLELAKYGYHIYPKDPSFFTAYPDGRHIFFYQSMAKTVAEIAKFSKHDAEVYPQYEEELAQLAEWVESLLLETPPNIVRRKLGDLLQMGKLGLNTLKLGDAGLVRMVKVMTQSAKEFLQERFESEEIKTTLATDGVIGTNGGPSTPGTAYILLHHVMGGAAGARGLWGFVRGGMGAISLALAQSAQAKGAVIRTNAGVERILIKDGKAYGAVLANGEEFTAKVVVSNAEPKRTFLQMVEAKHLEDDFRQSIEHFRCEGSVVKINLALDGLPNFTAFPNKSDKEVNLPHRTTMHVCPTMDYVDRAWEDALQGRLSTRPMLECTIPSVYDDSLAPPGRHVMNIFAQYAPYKLKEGEWTQALKDAFADRCLDAFAEYAPNIKDIILHRQVISPLDMEQEYGLTGGNIFHGDMNLDQLFFLRPVAGWANYRTPIRGLYLCGAGTHPGGGVMGAPGFNAAREILKDLK, from the coding sequence ATGAGCAATCAAGCGGATGTTCTGATCATTGGCGGCGGCCATAACGGTTTGGTCACGGCGGGTTACCTGGCGCGCGCTGGGTTGCGCGTCACCATGCTCGAACAGCGCGCGGTTGTCGGCGGCGCAAGCGTGACCGAAGAACCCTGGCCGGGCTTTAAGGTCTCGACACTGTCCTATCTGTGTTCGCTGCTGCAACCGCGCATCATCAACGATCTGGAGTTGGCGAAATACGGCTATCACATCTACCCCAAAGACCCGTCGTTTTTTACGGCCTATCCCGATGGGCGGCACATCTTCTTTTATCAAAGCATGGCCAAGACGGTCGCCGAAATTGCCAAGTTTTCCAAACACGATGCCGAGGTCTATCCGCAATATGAGGAAGAGTTGGCGCAGTTGGCCGAGTGGGTCGAATCGTTGTTGCTCGAAACGCCGCCGAACATCGTGCGGCGCAAGTTGGGCGATTTGCTGCAAATGGGCAAGCTGGGGTTGAACACTTTGAAGCTGGGTGATGCCGGATTGGTGCGCATGGTCAAAGTGATGACCCAGAGCGCCAAAGAATTTTTGCAAGAACGCTTCGAGTCCGAAGAGATCAAGACAACGCTGGCGACTGATGGCGTGATCGGCACGAATGGCGGGCCTTCGACGCCGGGGACGGCTTACATCCTGTTGCATCACGTGATGGGCGGGGCGGCGGGTGCGCGCGGCCTGTGGGGTTTTGTGCGCGGCGGGATGGGCGCGATCAGTCTGGCGTTGGCGCAATCGGCCCAAGCCAAAGGCGCGGTGATTCGCACCAATGCGGGCGTTGAACGGATTCTGATCAAGGACGGCAAAGCCTACGGCGCGGTGCTGGCGAATGGCGAAGAGTTCACCGCCAAAGTCGTGGTGTCGAACGCCGAGCCGAAACGCACCTTTTTGCAGATGGTGGAAGCGAAGCATCTCGAAGACGATTTCCGCCAGAGCATCGAGCATTTTCGCTGCGAAGGCTCGGTGGTGAAAATCAATCTGGCGCTCGACGGTTTGCCCAACTTCACGGCCTTCCCGAATAAGTCTGACAAAGAGGTCAATCTGCCGCATCGCACGACGATGCACGTTTGTCCGACGATGGATTACGTAGACCGCGCTTGGGAAGACGCTTTGCAAGGTCGGCTCTCGACGCGCCCGATGCTGGAATGCACGATCCCGTCGGTCTATGACGATTCGCTGGCGCCGCCGGGCCGGCACGTGATGAACATCTTTGCGCAATACGCGCCGTACAAATTGAAAGAGGGCGAGTGGACGCAGGCGTTGAAAGACGCATTCGCCGACCGCTGTCTGGATGCCTTTGCCGAATACGCGCCGAACATCAAAGACATCATTTTGCACCGGCAGGTGATCTCGCCGCTCGATATGGAACAGGAATACGGTCTGACCGGCGGCAATATCTTCCACGGCGACATGAATCTGGATCAGTTGTTCTTTTTGCGTCCGGTGGCGGGTTGGGCGAACTATCGCACACCGATTCGCGGTCTGTATTTATGCGGCGCTGGCACGCATCCGGGCGGCGGCGTGATGGGTGCGCCGGGTTTCAACGCGGCGCGTGAGATTTTGAAAGACCTGAAATGA
- a CDS encoding DMT family protein: MKTILLLLASNVFMTFAWYGHLRFRGMALWKAILISWLIALPEYGLQVPGNRFGYGQFTAAQLKMMQEVITLTVFCVFSVLYLKEPLKWNYLVGFAMILGAVFFVFKEW; encoded by the coding sequence ATGAAGACGATTCTTTTGCTGCTTGCTTCCAACGTCTTTATGACGTTCGCTTGGTACGGTCATCTGCGGTTCAGGGGGATGGCGTTGTGGAAGGCGATCCTCATCAGTTGGCTGATTGCTTTGCCGGAGTACGGCTTGCAAGTGCCTGGCAACCGCTTCGGCTATGGGCAATTCACGGCGGCGCAATTGAAGATGATGCAGGAAGTCATCACGCTGACGGTCTTTTGTGTGTTCTCGGTGTTGTATTTGAAAGAGCCGCTCAAATGGAACTACCTCGTCGGCTTCGCCATGATTCTGGGCGCGGTCTTTTTTGTTTTCAAAGAATGGTAA